One part of the Ursus arctos isolate Adak ecotype North America unplaced genomic scaffold, UrsArc2.0 scaffold_14, whole genome shotgun sequence genome encodes these proteins:
- the LSM7 gene encoding U6 snRNA-associated Sm-like protein LSm7: protein MADKEKKKKESILDLSKYIDKTIRVKFQGGREASGILKGFDPLLNLVLDGTVEYMRDPDDQYKLTEDTRQLGLVVCRGTSVVLICPQDGMEAIPNPFIQQQDA, encoded by the exons ATGGCG gacaaagaaaagaagaaaaaagagagcatCTTGGACTTGTCTAAGTACATCGACAAGACGATTCGGGTGAAGTTTCAGGGAGGCCGCGAAG CCAGCGGCATCCTGAAGGGGTTCGACCCACTGCTCAATCTTGTGCTTGACGGCACCGTGGAGTACATGAGAG ACCCTGACGACCAGTACAAGCTCACAGAGGACACCCGCCAGCTGGGCCTGGTGGTGTGCCGGGGCACCTCCGTGGTGCTCATCTGCCCGCAGGACGGCATGGAGGCCATCCCCAACCCCTTCATCCAGCAGCAGGACGCCTAG
- the SPPL2B gene encoding signal peptide peptidase-like 2B isoform X4 — protein sequence MAAAAAAALARLATAFLLLAAQVACEYGMVHVVSETGGPKGKDYCILYNPQWAHLPHDLGKASLLQLRDWTASVLCSPPDLPAKGFSNQIPLVARGNCTFYEKVRLAQGGGARGLLIVSKETLVPPGGNKTQYDEIGIPVALLSHKDMLDIFKSFGRAVRAALYAPNEPMLDYNMVIIFVMAVGTVALGGYWAGSRDVKKRYMKHKRDDGPEKQEDEAVDVTPVMICVFVVMCCSMLVLLYYFYDQLVYVIIGIFCLSSSTGLYSCLSPLVQRLPLGRCRVPNNSLPYFHKRPRVSMLLLALLCLAVSVVWGVFRNEDQWAWILQDALGIAFCLYMLKTIRLPTFKACTLLLLVLFVYDVFFVFITPFLTKSGNSIMVEVATGPSDSATHEKLPMVLKVPRLNASPLALCDRPFSLLGFGDILVPGLLVAYCHRFDIQVQSSRVYFVACTVAYGIGLLVTFMALALMQRGQPALLYLVPCTLVTSCALALWRRELGMFWTGSGFADVPQSPWAPPSANDPQPRKDSDTGLPRPPPGEELAKCPLPLEQPPEVSVPEETGAGAPPQEPTSPAGRTPEPTSLVGASA from the exons atggcggcggcggcggcggcggcgctggcGCGGCTCGCGACGGCCTTCCTCCTCCTCGCGGCCCAG GTGGCCTGTGAGTACGGCATGGTGCACGTGGTCTCTGAGACGGGGGGCCCCAAAGGCAAAGACTACTGTATTCTCTACAACCCACAGTGGGCCCACCTGCCGCATGACCTTGGCAAAGCG TCTCTCCTGCAGCTGCGGGACTGGACGGCCTCCGTGCTCTGCTCTCCGCCCGACCTCCCCGCCAAAGGCTTCAGCAACCAGATCCCGCTGGTGGCACGGGGAAACTGCACCTTCTACGAGAAAGTGCGGCTGGCGCAGGGCGGCGGGGCGCGTGGGCTGCTCATCGTCAGCAAGGAGACACTG GTTCCCCCAGGAGGCAACAAGACACAGTATGATGAGATTGGGATTCCCGTGGCCCTGCTCAGCCACAAAGACATGCTGGACATTTTCAAG AGTTTCGGCCGAGCGGTGAGGGCAGCGCTCTACGCCCCCAACGAGCCCATGCTGGACTACAACATGGTCATCATCTTCGTCATGGCCGTCGGCACCGTCGCCCTCGGCGGCTACTGGGCCGGGAGCCGGGATGTGAAGAA AAGGTACATGAAACACAAGCGGGATGACGGGCCCGAGAAGCAGGAGGACGAGGCCGTGGACGTGACCCCCGTCATGATCTGCGTCTTCGTGGTCATGTGCTGTTCCATGCTGGTGTTGCTGTACTATTTCTACGACCAGCTTG TTTATGTGATCATCGGGATTTTCTGCCTGTCCTCCTCCACGGGCCTCTACAGCTGTCTGTCACCGTTGGTCCAGAGGCTGCCATTGGGCAGGTGCAG ggtcCCCAACAACAGCCTGCCCTACTTCCACAAACGCCCTCGGGTCAGCATGCTGCTCCTGGCGCTGCTCTGCCTGGCCGTCAGCGTGGTGTGGGGAGTCTTCCGGAACGAGGACCA GTGGGCCTGGATCCTTCAGGACGCACTGGGCATCGCCTTCTGCCTCTATATGTTGAAAACCATCCGCCTCCCCACTTTCAAG GCCTGcacgctgctgctgctggtgctgtTTGTCTACGATGTCTTCTTCGTGTTCATCACGCCCTTCCTGACCAAG AGTGGGAACAGCATCATGGTGGAGGTGGCGACCGGGCCCTCAGACTCAGCCACCCACGAGAAG ctccccatGGTCCTGAAGGTACCCAGACTGAACGCCTCGCCGCTGGCCCTATGTGACCGACCCTTCTCCCTGCTGGGCTTCGGGGACATCCTGGTGCCAG GGCTGCTCGTGGCCTACTGCCACAGGTTCGACATCCAGGTGCAGTCGTCCAGGGTCTACTTCGTGGCCTGCACCGTGG CCTACGGCATCGGCCTCCTGGTGACGTTCATGGCGCTGGCCCTGATGCAGCGTGGCCAGCCCGCCCTCCTCTACCTGGTGCCCTGCACGCTGGTGACGAGCTGCGCCCTGGCGCTTTGGCGCAGGGAGCTGGGCATGTTCTGGACGGGCAGCGGCTTTGCG GACGTACCTCAGTCTCCTTGGGCGCCACCTTCAGCCAACGACCCGCAGCCTCGGAAGGACTCTGACACTGGCCTTCCCCGGCCACCGCCAGGTGAAGAACTGGCCAAGTGCCCCCTGCCCCTGGAGCAGCCCCCGGAAGTGTCCGTGCCCGAGGAGACCGGGGCCGGAGCACCCCCCCAGGAGCCCACGAGCCCAGCGGGCCGCACCCCCGAGCCCACAAGCCTGGTTGGCGCCTCGGCCTAG
- the SPPL2B gene encoding signal peptide peptidase-like 2B isoform X3, with protein sequence MAAAAAAALARLATAFLLLAAQVACEYGMVHVVSETGGPKGKDYCILYNPQWAHLPHDLGKASLLQLRDWTASVLCSPPDLPAKGFSNQIPLVARGNCTFYEKVRLAQGGGARGLLIVSKETLVPPGGNKTQYDEIGIPVALLSHKDMLDIFKSFGRAVRAALYAPNEPMLDYNMVIIFVMAVGTVALGGYWAGSRDVKKRYMKHKRDDGPEKQEDEAVDVTPVMICVFVVMCCSMLVLLYYFYDQLVYVIIGIFCLSSSTGLYSCLSPLVQRLPLGRCRVPNNSLPYFHKRPRVSMLLLALLCLAVSVVWGVFRNEDQWAWILQDALGIAFCLYMLKTIRLPTFKACTLLLLVLFVYDVFFVFITPFLTKSGNSIMVEVATGPSDSATHEKLPMVLKVPRLNASPLALCDRPFSLLGFGDILVPGLLVAYCHRFDIQVQSSRVYFVACTVAYGIGLLVTFMALALMQRGQPALLYLVPCTLVTSCALALWRRELGMFWTGSGFAKDVPQSPWAPPSANDPQPRKDSDTGLPRPPPGEELAKCPLPLEQPPEVSVPEETGAGAPPQEPTSPAGRTPEPTSLVGASA encoded by the exons atggcggcggcggcggcggcggcgctggcGCGGCTCGCGACGGCCTTCCTCCTCCTCGCGGCCCAG GTGGCCTGTGAGTACGGCATGGTGCACGTGGTCTCTGAGACGGGGGGCCCCAAAGGCAAAGACTACTGTATTCTCTACAACCCACAGTGGGCCCACCTGCCGCATGACCTTGGCAAAGCG TCTCTCCTGCAGCTGCGGGACTGGACGGCCTCCGTGCTCTGCTCTCCGCCCGACCTCCCCGCCAAAGGCTTCAGCAACCAGATCCCGCTGGTGGCACGGGGAAACTGCACCTTCTACGAGAAAGTGCGGCTGGCGCAGGGCGGCGGGGCGCGTGGGCTGCTCATCGTCAGCAAGGAGACACTG GTTCCCCCAGGAGGCAACAAGACACAGTATGATGAGATTGGGATTCCCGTGGCCCTGCTCAGCCACAAAGACATGCTGGACATTTTCAAG AGTTTCGGCCGAGCGGTGAGGGCAGCGCTCTACGCCCCCAACGAGCCCATGCTGGACTACAACATGGTCATCATCTTCGTCATGGCCGTCGGCACCGTCGCCCTCGGCGGCTACTGGGCCGGGAGCCGGGATGTGAAGAA AAGGTACATGAAACACAAGCGGGATGACGGGCCCGAGAAGCAGGAGGACGAGGCCGTGGACGTGACCCCCGTCATGATCTGCGTCTTCGTGGTCATGTGCTGTTCCATGCTGGTGTTGCTGTACTATTTCTACGACCAGCTTG TTTATGTGATCATCGGGATTTTCTGCCTGTCCTCCTCCACGGGCCTCTACAGCTGTCTGTCACCGTTGGTCCAGAGGCTGCCATTGGGCAGGTGCAG ggtcCCCAACAACAGCCTGCCCTACTTCCACAAACGCCCTCGGGTCAGCATGCTGCTCCTGGCGCTGCTCTGCCTGGCCGTCAGCGTGGTGTGGGGAGTCTTCCGGAACGAGGACCA GTGGGCCTGGATCCTTCAGGACGCACTGGGCATCGCCTTCTGCCTCTATATGTTGAAAACCATCCGCCTCCCCACTTTCAAG GCCTGcacgctgctgctgctggtgctgtTTGTCTACGATGTCTTCTTCGTGTTCATCACGCCCTTCCTGACCAAG AGTGGGAACAGCATCATGGTGGAGGTGGCGACCGGGCCCTCAGACTCAGCCACCCACGAGAAG ctccccatGGTCCTGAAGGTACCCAGACTGAACGCCTCGCCGCTGGCCCTATGTGACCGACCCTTCTCCCTGCTGGGCTTCGGGGACATCCTGGTGCCAG GGCTGCTCGTGGCCTACTGCCACAGGTTCGACATCCAGGTGCAGTCGTCCAGGGTCTACTTCGTGGCCTGCACCGTGG CCTACGGCATCGGCCTCCTGGTGACGTTCATGGCGCTGGCCCTGATGCAGCGTGGCCAGCCCGCCCTCCTCTACCTGGTGCCCTGCACGCTGGTGACGAGCTGCGCCCTGGCGCTTTGGCGCAGGGAGCTGGGCATGTTCTGGACGGGCAGCGGCTTTGCG AAGGACGTACCTCAGTCTCCTTGGGCGCCACCTTCAGCCAACGACCCGCAGCCTCGGAAGGACTCTGACACTGGCCTTCCCCGGCCACCGCCAGGTGAAGAACTGGCCAAGTGCCCCCTGCCCCTGGAGCAGCCCCCGGAAGTGTCCGTGCCCGAGGAGACCGGGGCCGGAGCACCCCCCCAGGAGCCCACGAGCCCAGCGGGCCGCACCCCCGAGCCCACAAGCCTGGTTGGCGCCTCGGCCTAG
- the SPPL2B gene encoding signal peptide peptidase-like 2B isoform X2 produces the protein MPCWCPHDSLCCKVSQFPGPEQPALQTAYFLSRLRAGRSVPTGIPLACAWQGPVMWPRLRGPLESKVWHKGPEPAGLTSQWPMGSVSRSLRVACEYGMVHVVSETGGPKGKDYCILYNPQWAHLPHDLGKASLLQLRDWTASVLCSPPDLPAKGFSNQIPLVARGNCTFYEKVRLAQGGGARGLLIVSKETLVPPGGNKTQYDEIGIPVALLSHKDMLDIFKSFGRAVRAALYAPNEPMLDYNMVIIFVMAVGTVALGGYWAGSRDVKKRYMKHKRDDGPEKQEDEAVDVTPVMICVFVVMCCSMLVLLYYFYDQLVYVIIGIFCLSSSTGLYSCLSPLVQRLPLGRCRVPNNSLPYFHKRPRVSMLLLALLCLAVSVVWGVFRNEDQWAWILQDALGIAFCLYMLKTIRLPTFKACTLLLLVLFVYDVFFVFITPFLTKSGNSIMVEVATGPSDSATHEKLPMVLKVPRLNASPLALCDRPFSLLGFGDILVPGLLVAYCHRFDIQVQSSRVYFVACTVAYGIGLLVTFMALALMQRGQPALLYLVPCTLVTSCALALWRRELGMFWTGSGFADVPQSPWAPPSANDPQPRKDSDTGLPRPPPGEELAKCPLPLEQPPEVSVPEETGAGAPPQEPTSPAGRTPEPTSLVGASA, from the exons ATGCCCTGTTGGTGTCCACATGACTCTCTGTGTTGCAAAGTCTCGCAGTTCCCAGGCCCAGAGCAGCCCGCCCTGCAGACTGCCTACTTCCTGTCACGCCTCCGAGCAGGGCGGTCCGTCCCGACTGGGATCCCGCTGGCCTGTGCCTGGCAGGGACCAGTCATGTGGCCGAGGCTCCGAGGCCCCCTGGAGAGCAAGGTGTGGCACAAGGGCCCGGAGCCTGCTGGCCTCACCAGTCAGTGGCCAATGGGTAGTGTTTCCAGGAGCCTGCGG GTGGCCTGTGAGTACGGCATGGTGCACGTGGTCTCTGAGACGGGGGGCCCCAAAGGCAAAGACTACTGTATTCTCTACAACCCACAGTGGGCCCACCTGCCGCATGACCTTGGCAAAGCG TCTCTCCTGCAGCTGCGGGACTGGACGGCCTCCGTGCTCTGCTCTCCGCCCGACCTCCCCGCCAAAGGCTTCAGCAACCAGATCCCGCTGGTGGCACGGGGAAACTGCACCTTCTACGAGAAAGTGCGGCTGGCGCAGGGCGGCGGGGCGCGTGGGCTGCTCATCGTCAGCAAGGAGACACTG GTTCCCCCAGGAGGCAACAAGACACAGTATGATGAGATTGGGATTCCCGTGGCCCTGCTCAGCCACAAAGACATGCTGGACATTTTCAAG AGTTTCGGCCGAGCGGTGAGGGCAGCGCTCTACGCCCCCAACGAGCCCATGCTGGACTACAACATGGTCATCATCTTCGTCATGGCCGTCGGCACCGTCGCCCTCGGCGGCTACTGGGCCGGGAGCCGGGATGTGAAGAA AAGGTACATGAAACACAAGCGGGATGACGGGCCCGAGAAGCAGGAGGACGAGGCCGTGGACGTGACCCCCGTCATGATCTGCGTCTTCGTGGTCATGTGCTGTTCCATGCTGGTGTTGCTGTACTATTTCTACGACCAGCTTG TTTATGTGATCATCGGGATTTTCTGCCTGTCCTCCTCCACGGGCCTCTACAGCTGTCTGTCACCGTTGGTCCAGAGGCTGCCATTGGGCAGGTGCAG ggtcCCCAACAACAGCCTGCCCTACTTCCACAAACGCCCTCGGGTCAGCATGCTGCTCCTGGCGCTGCTCTGCCTGGCCGTCAGCGTGGTGTGGGGAGTCTTCCGGAACGAGGACCA GTGGGCCTGGATCCTTCAGGACGCACTGGGCATCGCCTTCTGCCTCTATATGTTGAAAACCATCCGCCTCCCCACTTTCAAG GCCTGcacgctgctgctgctggtgctgtTTGTCTACGATGTCTTCTTCGTGTTCATCACGCCCTTCCTGACCAAG AGTGGGAACAGCATCATGGTGGAGGTGGCGACCGGGCCCTCAGACTCAGCCACCCACGAGAAG ctccccatGGTCCTGAAGGTACCCAGACTGAACGCCTCGCCGCTGGCCCTATGTGACCGACCCTTCTCCCTGCTGGGCTTCGGGGACATCCTGGTGCCAG GGCTGCTCGTGGCCTACTGCCACAGGTTCGACATCCAGGTGCAGTCGTCCAGGGTCTACTTCGTGGCCTGCACCGTGG CCTACGGCATCGGCCTCCTGGTGACGTTCATGGCGCTGGCCCTGATGCAGCGTGGCCAGCCCGCCCTCCTCTACCTGGTGCCCTGCACGCTGGTGACGAGCTGCGCCCTGGCGCTTTGGCGCAGGGAGCTGGGCATGTTCTGGACGGGCAGCGGCTTTGCG GACGTACCTCAGTCTCCTTGGGCGCCACCTTCAGCCAACGACCCGCAGCCTCGGAAGGACTCTGACACTGGCCTTCCCCGGCCACCGCCAGGTGAAGAACTGGCCAAGTGCCCCCTGCCCCTGGAGCAGCCCCCGGAAGTGTCCGTGCCCGAGGAGACCGGGGCCGGAGCACCCCCCCAGGAGCCCACGAGCCCAGCGGGCCGCACCCCCGAGCCCACAAGCCTGGTTGGCGCCTCGGCCTAG
- the SPPL2B gene encoding signal peptide peptidase-like 2B isoform X1 — translation MPCWCPHDSLCCKVSQFPGPEQPALQTAYFLSRLRAGRSVPTGIPLACAWQGPVMWPRLRGPLESKVWHKGPEPAGLTSQWPMGSVSRSLRVACEYGMVHVVSETGGPKGKDYCILYNPQWAHLPHDLGKASLLQLRDWTASVLCSPPDLPAKGFSNQIPLVARGNCTFYEKVRLAQGGGARGLLIVSKETLVPPGGNKTQYDEIGIPVALLSHKDMLDIFKSFGRAVRAALYAPNEPMLDYNMVIIFVMAVGTVALGGYWAGSRDVKKRYMKHKRDDGPEKQEDEAVDVTPVMICVFVVMCCSMLVLLYYFYDQLVYVIIGIFCLSSSTGLYSCLSPLVQRLPLGRCRVPNNSLPYFHKRPRVSMLLLALLCLAVSVVWGVFRNEDQWAWILQDALGIAFCLYMLKTIRLPTFKACTLLLLVLFVYDVFFVFITPFLTKSGNSIMVEVATGPSDSATHEKLPMVLKVPRLNASPLALCDRPFSLLGFGDILVPGLLVAYCHRFDIQVQSSRVYFVACTVAYGIGLLVTFMALALMQRGQPALLYLVPCTLVTSCALALWRRELGMFWTGSGFAKDVPQSPWAPPSANDPQPRKDSDTGLPRPPPGEELAKCPLPLEQPPEVSVPEETGAGAPPQEPTSPAGRTPEPTSLVGASA, via the exons ATGCCCTGTTGGTGTCCACATGACTCTCTGTGTTGCAAAGTCTCGCAGTTCCCAGGCCCAGAGCAGCCCGCCCTGCAGACTGCCTACTTCCTGTCACGCCTCCGAGCAGGGCGGTCCGTCCCGACTGGGATCCCGCTGGCCTGTGCCTGGCAGGGACCAGTCATGTGGCCGAGGCTCCGAGGCCCCCTGGAGAGCAAGGTGTGGCACAAGGGCCCGGAGCCTGCTGGCCTCACCAGTCAGTGGCCAATGGGTAGTGTTTCCAGGAGCCTGCGG GTGGCCTGTGAGTACGGCATGGTGCACGTGGTCTCTGAGACGGGGGGCCCCAAAGGCAAAGACTACTGTATTCTCTACAACCCACAGTGGGCCCACCTGCCGCATGACCTTGGCAAAGCG TCTCTCCTGCAGCTGCGGGACTGGACGGCCTCCGTGCTCTGCTCTCCGCCCGACCTCCCCGCCAAAGGCTTCAGCAACCAGATCCCGCTGGTGGCACGGGGAAACTGCACCTTCTACGAGAAAGTGCGGCTGGCGCAGGGCGGCGGGGCGCGTGGGCTGCTCATCGTCAGCAAGGAGACACTG GTTCCCCCAGGAGGCAACAAGACACAGTATGATGAGATTGGGATTCCCGTGGCCCTGCTCAGCCACAAAGACATGCTGGACATTTTCAAG AGTTTCGGCCGAGCGGTGAGGGCAGCGCTCTACGCCCCCAACGAGCCCATGCTGGACTACAACATGGTCATCATCTTCGTCATGGCCGTCGGCACCGTCGCCCTCGGCGGCTACTGGGCCGGGAGCCGGGATGTGAAGAA AAGGTACATGAAACACAAGCGGGATGACGGGCCCGAGAAGCAGGAGGACGAGGCCGTGGACGTGACCCCCGTCATGATCTGCGTCTTCGTGGTCATGTGCTGTTCCATGCTGGTGTTGCTGTACTATTTCTACGACCAGCTTG TTTATGTGATCATCGGGATTTTCTGCCTGTCCTCCTCCACGGGCCTCTACAGCTGTCTGTCACCGTTGGTCCAGAGGCTGCCATTGGGCAGGTGCAG ggtcCCCAACAACAGCCTGCCCTACTTCCACAAACGCCCTCGGGTCAGCATGCTGCTCCTGGCGCTGCTCTGCCTGGCCGTCAGCGTGGTGTGGGGAGTCTTCCGGAACGAGGACCA GTGGGCCTGGATCCTTCAGGACGCACTGGGCATCGCCTTCTGCCTCTATATGTTGAAAACCATCCGCCTCCCCACTTTCAAG GCCTGcacgctgctgctgctggtgctgtTTGTCTACGATGTCTTCTTCGTGTTCATCACGCCCTTCCTGACCAAG AGTGGGAACAGCATCATGGTGGAGGTGGCGACCGGGCCCTCAGACTCAGCCACCCACGAGAAG ctccccatGGTCCTGAAGGTACCCAGACTGAACGCCTCGCCGCTGGCCCTATGTGACCGACCCTTCTCCCTGCTGGGCTTCGGGGACATCCTGGTGCCAG GGCTGCTCGTGGCCTACTGCCACAGGTTCGACATCCAGGTGCAGTCGTCCAGGGTCTACTTCGTGGCCTGCACCGTGG CCTACGGCATCGGCCTCCTGGTGACGTTCATGGCGCTGGCCCTGATGCAGCGTGGCCAGCCCGCCCTCCTCTACCTGGTGCCCTGCACGCTGGTGACGAGCTGCGCCCTGGCGCTTTGGCGCAGGGAGCTGGGCATGTTCTGGACGGGCAGCGGCTTTGCG AAGGACGTACCTCAGTCTCCTTGGGCGCCACCTTCAGCCAACGACCCGCAGCCTCGGAAGGACTCTGACACTGGCCTTCCCCGGCCACCGCCAGGTGAAGAACTGGCCAAGTGCCCCCTGCCCCTGGAGCAGCCCCCGGAAGTGTCCGTGCCCGAGGAGACCGGGGCCGGAGCACCCCCCCAGGAGCCCACGAGCCCAGCGGGCCGCACCCCCGAGCCCACAAGCCTGGTTGGCGCCTCGGCCTAG